In Gordonia phthalatica, one genomic interval encodes:
- the dnaE gene encoding DNA polymerase III subunit alpha — protein sequence MSGSFVHLHNHTEYSMLDGAAKMSPLFAEADRLGMTAIGMTDHGNMFGASEFYNTAKKHDIKPIIGIEAYIAPESRFNTKRVLWGTRDQKGDDVSGSGAYTHMTMVAENATGLRNLFKLSSLASIEGQLGKWARMDAEIIAEHANGIIATTGCPSGEVQTRLRLGHDREALEAAAKWQEIFGKENFYLELMEHGLEIEQRVRSGLLDIGRKLGIKPLVTNDCHYVTQERSTAHEALLCLQTGKTLSDPTRFKFDGDGYYLKSAEEMRQLWDDVVPGGCDSTLEIGERVQSYDEVWQHHDRMPIFPVPDGYTQESWLAHEVMAGLDRRFNGNPPAEYIKRAEYEMGVINQMGFPAYFLVVGDLISHALEVGIRVGPGRGSAAGSLVAYAMGITNIDPIPHGLLFERFLNPERVSMPDIDIDFDDRRRSEMITYASNKWGHDKVAQVITFGTIKTKAAIKDSARVQFGQPGYAIADRITKALPPPIMAKDIPVWGITDPEHERYSEAAEVRTLIETDPDVKKIYDTALGLEGLVRNAGVHACAVIMSCEPLTDAIPVWKRAQDGAIITGWDYPSCEAIGLLKMDFLGLRNLTVIGDAIENIKTNRGIDLDLNTLPLEDEKTYELLARGDTLGVFQLDGAAMRELLKMMQPTGFEDIVAVLALYRPGPMGVNAHTDYAKRKNGLQDIKPIHPELEEPLKEILAETYGLIVYQEQIMQIAQKVAGYSLGQADLLRRAMGKKKKAILDEAYDGFAEGMRTNGFSQDAITALWDTVLPFAGYAFNKSHAAGYGLVSFWTAYLKANYPAEYMAGLLTSVGDDKDKAAIYLADCRKMGITVLPPDVNASRADFAAVGEDIRFGLAAIRNVGTGVVSSIISAREEKGAFANFSDYLGKIDVHACSKKVTESLIKAGGFDSMGHDRKGLFLVHADAIDAVLSTKKAEAIGQFDLFGGAGAGDDAVDDVFAVKVPEDEWDTKHKLALERDMLGLYVSGHPLAGLEHAIAAQTDTSIHSLLEGEVRDGAQITIGGIISSVTRRVNKKGEPWAAVTIEDMVGGVEVYFFPRAYVAYGMDLVADNIVLVRARVNKRDDSTMISANDLAVPDLSAVGTTKPLNLTLSARVCTPDRVSALKQILVRHPGTSDVTVTLVSERNKQTQLRLTDALRVAPTSALMGDLKALLGPGCLA from the coding sequence GTGTCGGGGTCGTTCGTTCATCTTCACAATCACACCGAGTACTCGATGCTCGACGGTGCCGCGAAGATGTCGCCGCTGTTCGCCGAAGCAGATCGGCTGGGGATGACCGCGATCGGCATGACCGACCACGGAAACATGTTCGGCGCCAGCGAGTTCTACAACACCGCCAAGAAGCACGACATCAAACCGATCATCGGCATCGAGGCGTACATCGCCCCGGAGTCGCGGTTCAACACCAAGCGAGTCCTGTGGGGCACCCGCGACCAGAAGGGCGACGACGTGTCCGGCTCGGGCGCGTACACGCACATGACGATGGTCGCCGAGAACGCGACCGGACTGCGGAACCTCTTCAAGCTGTCGTCGCTCGCGTCCATCGAGGGTCAGCTCGGCAAGTGGGCTCGCATGGACGCCGAGATCATCGCCGAGCACGCGAACGGCATCATCGCGACCACCGGCTGCCCGTCGGGTGAAGTCCAGACTCGACTGCGCCTCGGCCACGACCGGGAGGCACTGGAAGCCGCCGCCAAGTGGCAGGAGATCTTCGGCAAGGAGAACTTCTACCTGGAGCTGATGGAGCACGGCCTGGAGATCGAGCAGCGGGTGCGCTCGGGGCTGCTCGACATCGGTCGCAAGCTCGGCATCAAGCCGCTGGTCACCAACGACTGCCACTACGTGACGCAGGAGCGGTCGACGGCCCACGAGGCGCTCCTGTGCCTGCAGACCGGCAAGACCCTGTCGGATCCGACGCGATTCAAGTTCGACGGCGACGGCTACTACCTGAAGTCGGCCGAGGAGATGCGCCAGTTGTGGGACGACGTCGTCCCGGGCGGCTGCGACTCGACCCTGGAGATCGGGGAGCGCGTCCAGTCGTACGACGAGGTGTGGCAGCATCACGACCGGATGCCGATCTTCCCGGTGCCCGACGGGTACACGCAGGAGTCGTGGCTGGCGCACGAGGTGATGGCCGGTCTGGACCGTCGGTTCAACGGCAATCCGCCCGCCGAGTACATCAAGCGGGCCGAGTACGAGATGGGCGTCATCAACCAGATGGGCTTCCCGGCCTACTTCCTGGTGGTCGGCGACCTCATCTCGCACGCTCTGGAGGTCGGGATCCGCGTCGGGCCCGGTCGTGGTTCGGCCGCCGGGTCGCTGGTCGCCTACGCGATGGGCATCACCAACATCGACCCCATTCCGCACGGTCTGCTGTTCGAGCGGTTCCTGAACCCCGAGCGCGTGTCGATGCCCGATATCGACATCGACTTCGACGACCGTCGGCGCAGCGAGATGATCACCTACGCGTCCAACAAGTGGGGCCACGACAAGGTGGCACAGGTCATCACCTTCGGCACCATTAAGACGAAGGCCGCGATCAAGGACTCGGCGCGCGTCCAGTTCGGTCAGCCCGGCTACGCGATCGCCGACCGCATCACCAAGGCGCTGCCGCCGCCCATCATGGCCAAGGACATCCCGGTGTGGGGCATCACCGACCCGGAGCACGAGCGGTACTCCGAGGCGGCCGAGGTCCGCACGCTGATCGAGACCGATCCCGACGTCAAGAAGATCTACGACACCGCACTCGGCCTCGAGGGCCTGGTCCGTAACGCCGGCGTCCACGCCTGCGCGGTGATCATGTCGTGCGAACCGCTCACCGACGCGATCCCGGTGTGGAAGCGCGCCCAGGACGGTGCCATCATCACCGGGTGGGACTACCCGTCCTGCGAGGCCATCGGCCTGCTGAAGATGGACTTCCTGGGCCTGCGCAACCTGACGGTCATCGGCGACGCGATCGAGAACATCAAGACCAACCGCGGCATCGACCTCGACCTCAACACGCTGCCGCTCGAGGACGAGAAGACCTACGAGCTGCTGGCCCGCGGCGACACCCTCGGCGTCTTCCAGCTCGACGGCGCGGCCATGCGCGAACTGCTGAAGATGATGCAGCCCACCGGCTTCGAGGACATCGTCGCCGTTCTCGCGCTGTACCGACCGGGTCCGATGGGTGTCAACGCGCACACCGACTACGCCAAGCGCAAGAACGGCCTGCAGGACATCAAGCCGATCCACCCGGAACTCGAGGAACCGCTGAAGGAGATCCTCGCCGAGACGTACGGTCTGATCGTCTACCAGGAGCAGATCATGCAGATCGCTCAGAAGGTGGCGGGCTACTCCCTCGGTCAGGCCGACCTGCTGCGTCGCGCCATGGGTAAGAAGAAGAAGGCCATCCTGGACGAGGCCTATGACGGCTTCGCCGAGGGCATGAGGACCAACGGTTTCTCGCAGGACGCCATCACCGCCCTGTGGGACACCGTCCTTCCGTTCGCCGGCTACGCGTTCAACAAGTCGCACGCCGCGGGCTACGGCCTGGTCTCCTTCTGGACCGCGTACCTGAAGGCCAATTACCCGGCCGAGTACATGGCCGGTCTGCTGACGTCCGTCGGCGACGACAAGGACAAGGCCGCCATCTACCTGGCCGACTGCCGCAAGATGGGCATCACCGTGCTGCCGCCCGACGTCAACGCTTCGCGCGCCGACTTCGCCGCCGTCGGTGAGGACATCCGTTTCGGCCTCGCCGCGATCCGCAACGTCGGCACCGGCGTCGTCTCCTCGATCATCTCGGCCCGCGAGGAGAAGGGGGCGTTCGCCAACTTCTCCGACTACCTCGGGAAGATCGACGTCCACGCCTGCAGCAAGAAGGTCACGGAGTCCCTGATCAAGGCCGGCGGCTTCGACTCGATGGGACACGACCGCAAGGGGCTGTTCCTGGTGCACGCCGACGCGATCGACGCGGTGCTGTCGACGAAGAAGGCCGAGGCCATCGGTCAGTTCGACCTCTTCGGCGGCGCCGGAGCGGGCGACGACGCGGTGGACGACGTCTTCGCGGTCAAGGTCCCCGAGGACGAGTGGGACACCAAGCACAAGCTCGCCTTGGAACGCGACATGCTCGGCCTGTACGTGTCCGGGCACCCGTTGGCCGGACTCGAGCACGCGATCGCGGCGCAGACCGACACGTCGATCCACTCGCTGCTCGAAGGCGAGGTGCGCGACGGCGCGCAGATCACCATCGGCGGCATCATCTCGTCGGTCACCCGCCGGGTGAACAAGAAGGGTGAGCCCTGGGCCGCGGTCACCATCGAAGACATGGTCGGTGGCGTCGAGGTGTACTTCTTCCCCCGCGCGTACGTCGCGTACGGCATGGACCTGGTGGCCGACAACATCGTCCTGGTGCGAGCCCGCGTCAACAAGCGCGACGACTCGACGATGATCAGCGCCAACGACCTCGCCGTTCCCGACCTGTCCGCGGTGGGCACCACCAAGCCGCTCAACCTGACCCTGTCGGCGCGTGTGTGCACGCCGGACCGTGTGAGTGCGCTGAAGCAGATCCTGGTGCGTCACCCCGGCACGTCCGACGTGACGGTCACCCTGGTCAGCGAGCGCAACAAGCAGACCCAACTGCGGTTGACCGACGCCCTGCGCGTCGCCCCGACGTCGGCGCTGATGGGCGATCTGAAGGCGCTGCTGGGACCGGGGTGCCTCGCGTAG
- a CDS encoding RluA family pseudouridine synthase → MRDSRAMPVPDGLHGMRIDAGVSRMLGLSRNVVAGLADAGDITVDGVAVGKSHKLVAGTWLDVTLPEPEQPLTIEPTPVEDLEVIYHDSDIIVVDKPAGVAAHPSLGWTGPTVVGALAAAGFRISTSGAQERQGIVHRLDAGTSGVMAVAASERAYTLLKRAFKQRTVDKRYHALVQGHLDPSSGTIDAPIGRHPGGDWRFAVTANGRASVTHYDTVEMFASASLLDVHLETGRTHQIRVHFSALHHPCCGDPTYGADPKLAARLGLDRQWLHARMLAFAHPADGRRVEFTAEYPADLQHAIDVLREP, encoded by the coding sequence ATGCGTGATTCACGGGCGATGCCGGTGCCGGACGGGCTGCACGGCATGCGGATCGACGCCGGGGTGTCCCGCATGCTCGGACTGTCGCGGAACGTGGTCGCGGGACTGGCCGACGCGGGCGACATCACCGTCGACGGCGTCGCCGTCGGGAAGTCGCACAAGCTGGTCGCGGGCACCTGGCTCGACGTCACCCTCCCGGAGCCGGAACAGCCGCTGACGATCGAGCCGACGCCCGTCGAGGACCTCGAGGTGATCTACCACGACTCCGACATCATCGTCGTCGACAAGCCCGCCGGGGTGGCGGCGCATCCGTCGCTCGGCTGGACCGGTCCCACCGTCGTCGGCGCGCTGGCCGCCGCGGGGTTCCGGATCTCCACCTCGGGCGCGCAGGAACGGCAGGGCATCGTGCATCGCCTCGACGCGGGCACCTCGGGGGTCATGGCCGTCGCGGCGTCCGAGCGGGCTTACACCCTCCTCAAGCGCGCCTTCAAACAGCGGACGGTCGACAAGCGGTACCACGCCCTGGTCCAGGGGCATCTCGATCCGTCGTCGGGCACCATCGACGCCCCGATCGGCAGGCACCCGGGCGGGGACTGGCGGTTCGCGGTCACGGCGAACGGTCGTGCGTCGGTGACGCACTACGACACCGTCGAGATGTTCGCCTCCGCGTCCCTGCTCGACGTCCACCTGGAGACCGGTCGGACGCATCAGATCCGCGTGCACTTCTCGGCGCTGCACCATCCGTGCTGCGGTGATCCGACGTACGGCGCCGATCCGAAGCTCGCCGCGCGACTCGGCCTGGACCGCCAGTGGCTGCACGCCAGGATGCTGGCCTTCGCGCATCCGGCCGACGGTCGCCGCGTCGAGTTCACCGCCGAATACCCGGCTGATCTGCAGCACGCGATCGATGTGCTGCGGGAGCCCTGA
- the lspA gene encoding signal peptidase II → MNSSAAQGAGVPSRRRGVALIPVLVTVAVVAYLIDVLSKVAVVATMEYGEPVSVIGDFLTFQLARNSGAAFSMATGYTWLLTFVALIVVLGIVRYAKRLGSLGWVIGLGLVLGGALGNLTDRMFRSPGPFRGHVVDFIQVGSWWPTFNMADSAVVCGAVLLVLLTLLGYDYDGSRTGWAARNLPDGDATEDGEEQASGDKGDTDKEDRDA, encoded by the coding sequence ATGAACTCATCCGCGGCGCAGGGCGCCGGAGTCCCGTCGCGCCGTCGCGGAGTCGCACTGATCCCCGTCCTCGTGACGGTCGCGGTGGTCGCGTACCTGATCGACGTGCTGAGCAAGGTCGCGGTGGTCGCGACGATGGAGTACGGCGAGCCGGTCTCGGTGATCGGCGACTTCTTGACCTTCCAGCTGGCGCGCAACAGCGGTGCCGCGTTCTCGATGGCGACCGGATACACCTGGTTGCTGACATTCGTGGCGCTCATCGTGGTGCTGGGCATCGTGCGCTACGCCAAGCGGCTCGGATCCCTCGGCTGGGTGATCGGCCTCGGGCTGGTACTGGGCGGCGCCCTCGGCAACCTGACCGATCGCATGTTCCGCTCGCCGGGACCGTTCCGCGGGCACGTGGTCGACTTCATTCAAGTCGGCAGTTGGTGGCCGACGTTCAACATGGCCGACTCGGCGGTCGTCTGCGGCGCGGTCCTGCTGGTGCTGCTGACTCTGCTCGGCTACGACTACGACGGGTCGCGCACCGGATGGGCTGCGCGGAACCTGCCGGACGGCGACGCGACCGAGGACGGCGAGGAGCAGGCCTCCGGAGACAAGGGGGACACGGACAAGGAGGACAGGGATGCGTGA
- a CDS encoding asparaginase, whose protein sequence is MSIRQVVMITTGGTAASRSTEDGTVPVLHAADLVPETAAGISVRPVELMTKDSSALTVRDQFAIVAAVAEAFTDPEVAGVVVTHGTDTLEETAYLADVFAADPRPVVFTGAQYATDHPLSDGPANIAASVTLAADPDSRGRGVLISLGGRVLGARGAFKISTTDVVAFDTVHPNMPRPLVAETLPEGRPARVDLLALYPGVSPGTIASGVAQNAAGIVLSATGSGNTHPDITAEVHQAVQKNVAVVVSTRVPYGRVEPTYGGGGGGVDLVRAGAIFSPWLRAPQARMALIALLSTGADAAAIAEFFRASSPTA, encoded by the coding sequence ATGAGCATTCGTCAGGTCGTGATGATCACCACTGGTGGCACCGCCGCCTCCCGCAGCACCGAGGATGGAACGGTCCCCGTCCTGCACGCCGCGGACCTGGTACCGGAGACCGCCGCCGGCATCTCGGTCCGCCCGGTCGAACTGATGACGAAGGACTCGTCGGCGCTGACCGTCCGCGATCAGTTCGCGATCGTCGCGGCCGTCGCGGAGGCCTTCACCGACCCGGAGGTGGCGGGCGTCGTCGTCACGCACGGCACCGACACGCTCGAGGAGACGGCCTACCTAGCCGACGTCTTCGCCGCCGATCCGCGACCGGTGGTCTTCACCGGCGCGCAGTACGCCACCGATCACCCGCTGTCCGACGGGCCTGCGAACATCGCCGCCTCGGTGACGCTGGCCGCCGACCCCGATTCCCGCGGTCGCGGCGTCCTCATCTCCCTCGGCGGCCGTGTCCTCGGCGCGCGCGGCGCCTTCAAGATCTCCACCACCGACGTTGTCGCGTTCGACACCGTGCACCCGAACATGCCGCGTCCGCTGGTCGCCGAGACCCTGCCGGAGGGACGTCCGGCGCGCGTCGATCTGCTGGCGCTGTACCCGGGCGTCTCCCCCGGCACCATCGCCTCCGGCGTCGCCCAGAACGCGGCCGGCATCGTCCTGTCCGCCACCGGTTCCGGCAACACGCACCCGGACATCACCGCCGAGGTCCACCAGGCGGTGCAGAAGAACGTCGCGGTGGTCGTGTCGACGCGGGTGCCCTACGGCCGCGTGGAGCCGACCTACGGCGGCGGCGGTGGCGGCGTCGACCTGGTGCGGGCGGGCGCCATCTTCTCCCCGTGGCTGCGGGCTCCGCAGGCACGCATGGCGTTGATCGCGCTGCTGTCGACCGGCGCGGACGCCGCGGCGATCGCGGAGTTCTTCCGCGCGTCGTCGCCGACGGCCTGA
- a CDS encoding DNA polymerase IV gives MDAFFASVEQLTRPTLAGRPVLVGGLGGRGVVAGASYESRVYGAHSAMPMHQARRLVGGAAVVVPPRGSVYSVVSRRVFALVRTFIPVIETLSFDEAFGEPEHLAGATVDDVAAFAERLRGAIRAETGLPASVGFGSGKQIAKIASGMAKPDGVKVIPPSTELAFLHSLPVRKLWGVGPVTGDRLARLGVETIGHLAALSEPEVISVLGATVGPALHRLAQGIDDRPVAERAESKQISAESTFAVDIVDAATLRAAVTGAAADAHRRLAGDGRGARTVVVKLKRSDMSILTRSITLPAATTDLDVLTAAALRVMLDPLQVGPIRLVGVSYSGLSETQQESLFPGLGAGLDDLDDTDVVDHEPESMVTEEDSTGTAVIREWPTGVDVTHPEHGHGWVQGGGHGFVTVRFETRATGPGRAQTFRLPEPALQRADPLDSLAWDLDGLG, from the coding sequence ATGGACGCGTTCTTCGCGTCCGTCGAACAACTCACCCGCCCCACCCTCGCGGGCCGTCCGGTGCTGGTCGGCGGCCTCGGCGGACGCGGCGTGGTCGCAGGTGCCAGCTACGAGTCGCGCGTCTACGGTGCGCACTCGGCGATGCCGATGCATCAGGCCCGGCGCCTCGTCGGCGGTGCGGCGGTCGTGGTGCCGCCGCGCGGGTCGGTGTATTCGGTGGTCAGTCGGCGGGTCTTCGCCTTGGTCCGGACCTTCATCCCGGTCATCGAGACCCTGTCGTTCGACGAGGCCTTCGGAGAACCCGAGCACCTGGCCGGGGCGACGGTCGACGACGTCGCGGCGTTCGCCGAACGGCTGCGCGGCGCGATCCGCGCCGAGACCGGGCTGCCGGCGTCGGTCGGCTTCGGGTCGGGGAAGCAGATCGCCAAGATCGCCTCCGGAATGGCGAAACCCGATGGCGTGAAGGTGATTCCGCCGTCGACGGAGCTCGCTTTCCTGCACAGCCTGCCGGTTCGCAAACTGTGGGGCGTGGGGCCGGTGACCGGTGATCGACTCGCGCGTCTCGGGGTGGAGACCATCGGGCACCTCGCCGCGCTCTCGGAGCCGGAGGTGATCTCGGTGCTCGGCGCGACCGTCGGTCCGGCGCTGCACCGGTTGGCGCAGGGGATCGACGACCGCCCCGTCGCCGAACGGGCCGAGTCGAAGCAGATCAGTGCGGAGTCGACCTTCGCGGTCGACATCGTCGACGCCGCCACGCTGCGCGCCGCGGTGACGGGGGCGGCGGCGGATGCGCACCGGCGCCTCGCCGGCGACGGGCGCGGCGCGCGCACCGTGGTCGTCAAACTGAAGCGGTCGGACATGTCGATCCTGACCCGGTCCATCACCCTGCCTGCGGCCACCACCGACCTCGACGTCCTGACCGCGGCGGCGCTTCGGGTGATGCTGGACCCGCTGCAGGTCGGTCCCATCCGGCTCGTCGGCGTCAGTTACTCCGGGTTGTCGGAGACCCAGCAGGAGTCGCTGTTCCCCGGACTGGGGGCGGGTCTGGACGACCTCGACGACACGGACGTCGTCGACCACGAACCGGAATCGATGGTGACCGAAGAGGATTCGACGGGAACCGCGGTGATCAGGGAGTGGCCGACGGGGGTCGACGTGACCCACCCCGAGCACGGCCACGGCTGGGTGCAGGGCGGCGGACACGGCTTCGTCACCGTGCGCTTCGAGACGCGCGCCACCGGTCCCGGTCGCGCTCAGACCTTCCGACTGCCGGAACCGGCACTGCAGCGCGCCGACCCGCTCGACAGCCTCGCCTGGGATCTCGACGGTCTGGGCTGA
- a CDS encoding SGNH/GDSL hydrolase family protein: MHRVTFTRYVALGDSFTEGVGDIDADLPNGVRGWADRVAAELSRLNPELSYANLAIRGRKLKPIVDEQVDVALAMSPDLITIHAGGNDILRPTVDLDDLLGYYDDAVARLGADGATVALFTPHDPGATPLFGSLRGRFAILAEGMRQISDAHGTALVDYWRIRDYDDHRLWSFDRLHMSPAGHQRMAIAVLDALGVDHALQPAEPSDTGPSVAQRGRRADLDWTRGFLAPWLGRRLRGVSSGDTLSPRYPEMRRYRDA; the protein is encoded by the coding sequence ATGCATCGGGTGACTTTCACTCGCTATGTCGCCCTCGGCGACTCGTTCACCGAAGGCGTCGGAGACATCGACGCGGATCTGCCGAACGGTGTCCGCGGTTGGGCCGACCGCGTCGCCGCCGAACTGTCCCGGCTGAATCCGGAGCTGTCGTACGCCAATCTCGCGATCCGCGGCCGGAAACTGAAGCCGATCGTCGACGAGCAGGTCGACGTCGCTCTCGCCATGTCTCCGGATCTGATCACGATCCACGCCGGCGGCAACGACATCCTGCGGCCGACCGTCGACCTCGACGATCTCCTCGGGTACTACGACGACGCCGTCGCCCGACTGGGCGCCGACGGTGCCACCGTCGCGCTGTTCACTCCGCACGATCCGGGCGCCACCCCGCTGTTCGGCTCGCTGCGCGGTCGGTTCGCGATCCTCGCCGAGGGCATGCGGCAGATCTCCGACGCGCACGGCACCGCGCTGGTCGACTACTGGCGGATCCGAGACTACGACGATCACCGCCTGTGGTCCTTCGACCGCCTGCACATGTCGCCCGCCGGGCACCAGCGGATGGCGATCGCGGTGCTCGACGCGCTCGGCGTCGACCACGCGCTGCAACCGGCCGAGCCGTCGGACACGGGGCCGTCGGTCGCGCAGCGGGGTCGTCGTGCCGACCTCGACTGGACGCGCGGTTTCCTCGCGCCCTGGCTCGGTCGCCGCCTCCGCGGCGTGTCGTCCGGCGACACCCTCTCGCCGCGTTACCCGGAGATGCGTCGCTACCGCGACGCGTAG